GCCGATTGGCCAGGACCCTGTCGGATACTGGCAGTTAGGAGTGTTATCAACCACGATCCAATCTCTACTTACTGAAGATAGGCTGCGCTGGGCAACATGGCGTTGTCCTTGAGATCGCTGAAGCACTGCAGCAGCTCGGCACTGGGATTCCAGCCCTTGTTTTGCAGATACAGCTGCAGCAGCATGTACAGCTTCTCGGTCACATAGCCCACTCCTGGCATTCCGGCATTTGGCTGGGGCAGCAGATCTCcgcctgccacgcccccgccgccgccaccgcctccGGGTCCTTTGGACAGAGCCGCCTTCATGGTCTCGGACAGATCCAATTTGTAGTTGTCGGGATAGAAGTGCTTGGCGTGGTCCTGCAAGGATTGAATGGTGGGTTGATTGATTGATACACACACTCAGACATCGGGGACACCCGCTTcccccgccgccgccgccaccgccgcccacTCACCAAATTGTTCATTTTCGTCTGGGTCTGCGGATGACTCTAATCTGTGTGGCGCCAGCGAAGCATCCTGGATTCGAACGACCAACGGCTGCTGGGGATTGGCACTCACCCGTCGGCTGGGGGACGAGACTGGGCTGATTGGCGGCCACGGATCGGGGAAAAAACTGTATGTGTCCGCCGTCTAATTGTCCTTGCAAGGAAGTGGGGGAGGCCAGCAGTGTGACCGTCGCTCGGCTCAGCCAAAAGCCCTAAACTTGCACTGGCGGCTTAACGGAATGTTTACATTTgaattaagtttaaatgtaACGGCCGTGATGCGAATGTTAAGTAATAGGTTTcgagaaaatatttaattacgttcttatgaaatttaaagcaaataattgaaatatttgccTGTCTAAGAATGTGTTTAAAGtcataaagttaaaataacgGCATGAGCCAATTAAGCTGGtttatctttaaaacaaaattaaaaaaacaaaaacaatattaattttttttaattttttaaaaaatactactGCTTACAtacattaaaactttttatttaaaagtctCTTTaaacttatacatttttaaattacaattagtacaactaaaaaaaacagtatttttaaatttattgcgtaataaaaaatatgtacctATGTAAGTTCTTTCTCCCGCGTTTTAGTGCAATATTAGGAAAAGCTACAAAAATctagaaaataattggcctttGTGtgtgaattttaatattactaTTCAGCCGTTTGGTGCgattttaaaaactcaaatGTCTCTAAGGGGGGAAGAAATTCCTTGTGATGAACATTTAATATTAGTGTGcgaacaatttatttaataacctCACGGTTTTGACCGGCCATCACGTTgaattaaatttctaaaatagcCCATGCCATATTTACCCACAAATCGTATGCAAAATGCTAAGAAAGTAATGATGGCAATCACAATTTTGAGCACGCAAAGTGCTGAAACTTATTGGGAAAGCCATTGGGGGGCACGATAATCCCAGGCGTAACAAGTCTCGGCGACTCATTACACTAGATGTGGTGGCCTCCTGGTCCCGGAATTTCGGTCGAGGGAGCAACCACCTGGGCCAAACCTCCGGATAATGGCCATTTTGCATGCGTGCCCGGCAAAAGTCCGGGGGTTGGGTAGCCATAGCAACCCCGCTCCCACCACGAGTCCACTTGTTTACTTGCCTTCCTTTAAGCGCCTTCCAAGTTGCAGCTGCAATCGATGTTGTGTTCAGTATCCTTTTGAAGTTTGGCGCAGTGGCAACGCAGAGAGCTAAAGCTCCAGAAATCAGAACAGGAACACGATGTCCTTCCCCCGGGTCATTAGCTGGTGCATTCCGCTCCCTTGGATTGGCATACTATTTCAAATTGCCAACTGCTCTCTGGCTAATCCTACGCCTAATCCCGCGCAGCTGCCAACGCCCCACACTTTCCGCTTCCAGAATCCGCTGCAGTGCCTCAAGAACGAGTTCTACAACCTCAACCTATTCGACTGTGTGCCCTGCAACGAGGTCGCTGCTGGAGACGGGGGTTTGGGAAAACTGCAGCCCGACAGTGAGTGGTAGTATTGATCAAACATGGCTAAAAGGGCTTGGCAGCCGAAGGGGCAAGAAACTGCATGGCTACCAAAGGAAAACAATGGCCGTTAACCCCCAGAAAGACCCTCCGTTTTTGGGTCACTTAAGTAGCCGGAATACtttgaaaatatgattttatggAACTTTATTTACTCATCCTCAAGTTTGTTAAAGCTTCTAGGCTTGTATTATTGTAGGTCTTATACCTAACAATTTTATTCCCTACTTCAAGTTGTTAGCTTATGACTAAAAATGAACTGTGGTTTCTTATacgtttttcaataaatatgaaattgaggccttttaaaatataatacatatgTAGTGTTATcccatttaattatattaaatatgctAGCACTCAATTGAATTTTACAATGCTTAAAGCAGAATCACATCCATTTGTACATTAGAAATCTAGTCACTTTAGtatgaaaaattaagaagaatatttattaatatgatATTCTAGAGTATAGACGATTGAAGACAACAATCTTtgaattttaatcaaaatctaGATTTTACAAAATCTTTGAGCAGGAACCACtggattaaatatattaaaacattttttctataaTGCCCTTTCCCCATTGCAGAATTCTCTTGTAAGTGTCCCATTGGCCACCTATCCATCTATGAGCGCGGCAAGACTTGGCCCACCTGCGACGAGATTTGCACCCCGGACAGGAACGACAACTGCACCTCGGTGTGGCTTCCGCAGCCACGTCCCTCCTCTCAATGCAGTTATCGGTACCTCAACTCAACGTCGGTCTTTGCCAGCCAGTTGCCGGTGCATCCGCTCATTTCCGGGATTATCCTGACCAGGACCAATCCGTCGAGCAGCGTGGGCGATTGCCATTCCTGCGAGTTGGGTCACAATTTCCGGTACCAGGACTTCTGCCTGGCCAGCACCCTGCTCCGGCCGTATCTGCACTACAACGCCTTCTGGCAGGCCACCACCAACGCCAGACCGGATTCGGGGTCACCCAGCCACTTTGGTGACCTCAAGTTCGTGGCCTTCTTCTGCCTCACCCTGCGGAACGACACGGCCTGCCAGCAACTGGCCAATCTTTGCGTGCTCTCGCACTTCTCGCTGGAGAAGCACTCGCCCTGCAGCGCCTTCCTGCTCACCCAGGTCTCGGATGTGGTGATGAAGTATGCCCACTCCGGCGAGCAGGTGCGCTCCCTGCAGCCCTTCCTCTTCTACAAGAAGGGTCGCTCCACCAAGGAGTTGCTCTCCAAGACGCTCCAGATGGCGGATCGCCAGGAGCTCCGGCTGTTCAGCACCACCTTTGGCCTGGATGGAGGACTCAAAAGGTGGGGTGCCTTCCACCCGGAGATGCTGAACATGTGCCCGCAGGCGGCTCCAAGTCTGCGAGTGGCTCTGCCCAAGCAGGAGTCGCAGGTCTCCTGTCAACTAGCCCTGGACCGACTCATTGACCTGGCCAACCAGAGGGCCAACGATGAGTTCCTCACCGTTTACCTCAACTTCAGCAGCAACTGGCAGTTCCTGCTTCACCAGCTGCCCGTACTCATCGAGAACCTAACGCCGGAGAATAAGGTGGGCAATTTAATCGCTTACAATTACAATACAGTATATAACTTTCCGGTTTTACAGCGTTCTCAGCCGGAGGAGTGGCAGCTGGTGAAGCGGTTCCAGCTCATCTCCGCCTCTCCGCGGGACAATCGCCTCCACCAGACATTGCCGCGCTACGAGGATGGCCACAAGCTGCAGCTGTACTACTCATTGCGCTATGCGGAGGACATAGAGCTGCACTACACCCTGGACAGGGATCAGCCCGATAGGGTGGGTCTGCCGCTCATCCGCCTGCGTTACCGCCACATTGAGATGGGGTCGGGAAATGCCTCGCTCAGCCAGCTGTACCCGTTCCGCTTGAGGATAAGCTACGAGCAAGTGAAACGAGGATGGGACTGGTTGGTTCTGGAGGTGGCGCTGCCCCTGCTCCTGTTGCTGGCCCTCGCTGCGGCCGTCTTCCGACTCCAGAATCTGCGGAGGAGAAGAAAGACGGATCTGTGCCAGTTGGGCAGCCTAATGGAgctcctgctgcagctggCCGGGAATGTGGCCTACGCTCTACTGGCCACTgccctgctgctcctgctgctgcaggcCTCCAGTCCACGGCTGCTGAAGCTACTGCTCTATCCGGCCAGTGGGCTGCAGTTGGTCTTCCTGGCCGTCCAGCTGTGGCGCTCCAGCCAGCTGGAACTGTTCCTCATCGACTGGGAGCGGCCGCGAAGCAGCTGCGAGGGCCAGCGCCTGAACCTGGACAGCTCCTCGCTGTGCTCCAGTGTGCGCACCTTTGTCGCCGAGAGCAGCGTCTCCGCCTGGCGGGTCCTCTTCACGGCCAACGCCTGGATTCGTCTGAGTGTGAGCCAGAGGTACTCCACCTTGGGTCAGTTGTTCGTGGTCATCGCTGGCTATCAGATGCTGGAACGGTTTACCGGCGATCTTGGCCTGCGCTGCTGCTTATTGGCCGCCCTTTACCTGCTCACCTATCTGCTTCAGTTGATAGGCCACCGCCTGCTGGTGGCCAATCCTCTGCAGAAGTTCATCGACCTCTGCAGTCTGGCCAACATCTCGCTGTTCTCGCTGACGGAGCCCGGCTTTGGCTACTACATTCACGGCCGATCACCACACGGCTTTGCCGACACGGACATGTCCTCGATGATACTGCAGCTCCAGAGGACCCAGACCATGTCGGGGCGACGGGGATTGCTCATGGACTCGGACAAGCAGGCCTACATCATCCTCCCGCCCAGGAATCTTCAGTGAGTTTGATGGCTGTCCCTCTAGCGAAGTGTAATCTGTGAATTGGTTATCCTGATAGCATCTACCTGGagcggctgctgctgcccttCCAGCGAAGCCTCACCGGCAGCCTGTCGCAGACCCTTCTCTACCAGAAGGACATCGTCCCCAGCATCGATGGCCAGATGGAGCGCACCTCCATTGCATATGCCAGTGTCAATCGCTTCTTCTGCGCTTTCATCGATCATGTAAGTCAAGCTGAAcgaattaaaaagaaatattacaCACAAATATAAGTTAGCGAGTTGATTGATACACCCTTGCATTTCCAACTTAAGAGGTATAACACATGTACAGCTAGAATGTAATTaattactattttattaaCCCTAGTTCTAAGCCATTTTCTGGTAATAGAAAATTAagaatcaaatttttaaaaataagaagctgtttttttttatattcatttttatttgttatatggTCACGTGACAGGCCATCAAGGACATGGACTATATAATCAAAGAGAAGTCCTTTGTGGAGCAACTGCTTAACTGCGAAATCGACAACTACATTACGGAAAGTGAGTAGTTATACATAAAGTTTCGCTGCTACAGACTTACGATTATTTGTATGTTGCAGACAAGGGTACCTTTTATATAGACGACTCGTTCGGCTTCTCCCGTGTTCTCCTTTTGGGAAACCATTTGCACATCTTTGTGCTggagctgctcctgctgctgtcGATTTTCCTGATGACCTCGAACCTGTTgattgcagctgctgcagcttgtGTGTTTAATATTGTAGGATGGCACCTCACATAATTTATATTCCAATCCAACTAATCTTAGCCATTTATTTTAGTTGCTGCGCCAAGTGTTTCGCCATTGGGTGCGCCGCAATGTCTCCCGCAAGACACTCATCGACGAAAGATTCCTCTTGTAGCCCCAAGGCCAGGAGCAGTATCTGCGCGAGGACGGTTTCTTTGCCATTTGAATAATATGAGAGAAGTACAtgaagtgtttttttattattttataatccACTCGATAGTAAGTAGTACATCCATATACAGTGGTTAATTTTTAGTTATCGTAAAACTTACGGCTAAAACAgataaaataatttccataGTTTTACATTTAACACACAAACATTCGCAGATGCTATGCATGGTCTACCATTGCTCGCTTTAGTTTTTAGATAGGATAGCACACATTGTAGTCCATTGGGAACGTCGTACAAACACTTATGCATGGCTATATAATTTCATCAATATGTTTCCGTCCCCCTATCGTCCCTATTGTGGCGCCGCCAGGAGTAGTAGCCGTTTTATCATCTAGtttagttatattttgtttagttgtCCAGTGCGGATTCTGTTCGTGTCTGTTCTTTGTGTCTTGCATTGAAAACGTTTATGAAAATATCGACCCTAGctgatttggttttattttactttcaatCCGACCTCGTATAAAACTAAATAGACGCTCGGTTAAGGATAATTGCTTTATATGAAAGGGTGATTCTATGTCGGAAATATGTATAGATCAATATGTACACCGCCTGCGGGAGTTGCATCCCGCCGATCGATTGGTAATAAATAGAGCTACTCACTCCTTACAACTATTGAATGCTATTACGTCAAACGTACGACATCCAAACATCTATGTTTTGCTTATCCGTAAGTTATGGGTTTGATTCATCTGCGGAACTTAGACGGCTAGAATGCAGCTAACTTATTTCAAGTGTCTTCTTACGTGGTATACGAATGTATGCTGTTCTTGGGATGAGCAGGGGTTTGTCCTTTCTAGGACCTACTGATGGATGGTTAGCGATCAATAAATATCGTACATGTCAAATTCGAAGTAAATGTAGAACTGCGCCACagtgtttaatttaatggtAATAATAATTAGTTTATGAATATTGGGTAGTTTGTTCATCTTATTGTTTTTCGCTATCACAAAAGTAAATACAACTCCAACAGAGATGGGTCAGAACGGGGTCTATCTCAAATACAAATCGGTTAAAATAAGGATGACGATTTCACTCGAACTTGAACACTTACAGCTAATTGTAATCTCTACTGGTTCTCTACAGAGGGgtatacatatttatagtTATAGTTATAATTATATCAATGTTTATGGATATTCAACACTTAGAATTTAGCTAAACATATCTCATTTCAATTATCGATCGCCCAAGAATTCAATTTATTCCATTGTACgtacaaataaaatcatatcAAATGACTTGCTTGGCTTTACTATTTACAGTTCGGTTATAAATATGTCCAGACACAGAAGTTCAAACGACTCAACTACTTTCTGTTTTAGGTGTAGCTGCATGAGTGCATGTGTCTCATGTTTTTTGGGGAAAGCCTACGGTTCGTTCTCTCACCACAAAGCCTACGCTAGAGAAGGATTCGGATGTGTAGCTTCTGCGGATTGGTAGCATTTACAAACCAAAGGCAGCGGCATATGCGTGTAGAAGCTGTAGCACATAGTCGGCGCTCTCTTGGATGACATTACTGCCCAGGCTTTGCGGCCTCTGCGGCATCTCCAAGTCCAGCTCCTCCAGAAAACCAGGCAATTGCTGCTGTCCCGTCTCCGCCGGCTGCTCCCCGTCTGTGCCCTTTGCGCCGGGCATCAGTTCGTTCTATTCGTGCACCGACCGTCGCGCCCTCTTGGGCGGCAAGCAACCGCCATCGCTGTCGCCCAACGACGCCGAGCCGCAGCTCTTTCGTCCGTTCTCGATGGGCGAGGGCGAGCCAGTCGCATTGACGCCCAGCAGCGCCGGCGAGTTGGAAGTGCTGCCCTTGCCCAGGTGCTTGCTGCCCTCGAATTGCGGCAGCCACTTGGCCAGCTGCTCCTCGAAGAAGTTCTCCAAGTATTTGGCATTGGAGTAGGTTTTCGTGTCCTCCTGGCCGAAGATTCGGGCATTAGTAGGGATCACAAAAGGGGCTGCATCATTAGTCACCCTCACCTGATAGAAGAGGTAAGTGTTGGAGAAAATCAGACGCACGTCGGAAACGAAGCCAGCAATGTCCTTGTAATGGTTGGGACTGGAGGGATCCAGGCGGGTGCGAATCACATCCAGCGACATGGGACTGTAAATaaggaatttaaatatatcatttataataataagcaTTAAGAGATATAAACCTAATGCCAACAGCTATGCAACGTTAAAGTTTACCTGGAAACAATCTCGTAGTATGATGTGTTGGCCGGAGACTCCGGCTCCCGGAAGTTGAGACTTTGCTCGTACTGGCAGTACAGCTCCAGGCAGATGCGCTGCAGGATGCGCAGCTCCAGGGCACTCAGCTCGCCCGAGGAGCCCTTCTCACTGCCCTCCGTCTTGGTCAGCTCCTTGAGGTTCACGCACAGCAGGCACTGCCAACTCTCGCTCTCGTCCGGCAGAGAGCTGATCGCGGGGATGTGGCAGTTCTGGTGGAACACCTTCGGACACTTGTCGCAGCACATCAGCTCGCCTCCGTCCAGGCAGACGGCGCACCAGTCCTCGTTGGGATCAtctttttgttcgtttttattattaactgaTATGATTAGTTTGGGGTTCGCATTTATGGTTCGGATGTGTGTTCATGTGGGTGTGTCGTGTATGCATTTATTGTTGATTAATTTGAGTTGATTTGAGTGtgttggagttggagttgaaGTGTTGGTTTGGAATCGATTCAATTGTTAGTAATTTATACGTGTCGTTCATTTATTGCGCGTTTGCGTTTGgattttatttggaaaacgAGTTTATTTTCGGAATGTttgaaaatagaaataaagAGAGCAAAGTTAtgagaattttagaattttatttgGTAAGCCAGCAAACAAAACTAATGGTAACAATGCAGCGTAGCGTACCCAACCACAGACAAGTCTCAAAATAAATGAGTAATTGACCTTCACCAGAGTCTAAAGTCTAAAACTAAAGCGGATTAACGTCTAATGGTTGAAACATAATAGGCAGGTAACAACAAGCAGGTAACCACTCAATGAATTTCCTCCACCTTTTTGGGAATAACTCGGGCATGAGAGCATCAGCAACTATAACGCCACACGCACATGGAGCACATGAAGCACTTGGAGGCGGTACTTACCTTCCTGCGTGTTCGACAGATCCGTGGAGCTGTGCACCTGCGGTGAGGTGGTCTTGGTGCGACCTTCCGGCAGCACCTGCACTCCATTCGAGTCCAGTTTGGCTATGGTGGCAATCAGATCGTTGATCGAGTCATCGCGCACCTTGTCAATGGGCTCGGTGAAGTCCTTGGTGTTCTAAAATAGCGAAAGAGATTAGCCAACCAACACAATTTTGAGGTGTTCTATACCACCCACCTCATGAGTGCTGGGACTGGGCGTCTTTGGATTCGTCGAGGTGACGTTTGAGAGTATCGAAACGGCCGGCCCCAATCCCAGGGCAGCTGCGTTCAGTTGGGCACTGGAGGAGCCGTTGCCGAGGCCCGGATGACCCGCACCACCGCCCCCCTGGCTGGGCGGGGTGCTGTTTTTGAGCGTGTTTGGAGATTTCAatgagattttaaaattttccgaTGTCTGGCGGCCATTCGCAAAAGGCAAAAGGGGGCCCTGCTGTGTACACACTAAAAATGGGAGGCTACATTATCAATGGTTtatctattatttttaaaataataatattactgctgtttaaaattaaaccattaaatTTGGTTGGGTTATATTAAATCTTATAATAATGTTTTGAGGTCGTGTGAATATATGACTAAACCAACTAAAGTAGTTTTAACAACCTAATCATAACCGCATTCCACAATTGTGAATTATGAACCcaaactttttgaattttataatgtttatCTTCAACAAGAGATAAGATTAACGTTGTAGATAAATGCTGTCTTTATCAAATATGTTGCTAATTCTTAGAatgcatatttaatatttgagtAATTTAGAatgtctattttttttttttaataaataaactgaatGAAGCTAGATTGGGTAAGTTCAATTACTCACTGTTCGACTGCTGCGCGGATTGCGGGATGTGCCACTTGGCCAGGCTGTGCATGCCTCCGCCGCCTCCTAGCTGCGGGGAGGTCTGCGGTGGGCCGGCATTAAAGCCAGCCTGGCTCCCATGAAACCCCAACGACTGTGGAAGACAGGTAGTAAGATGGTACATTGTTAGGGCTCTGTGTTTTCCATTGAGAAGTTTCGTTCTGAGGACTTACATTCTGCATGGCACTCACATTCTGCATGGGGTTCGACATCATCTGGGGTCGCTGCAGTGCACCCGGTGAGGGGATCTGTCCGCCGCCGCCCCCCGCCGCTCCGGCCAtggccgctgctgccgccgcctgCTGGGCGTGGTTGGCCATGCGCTGATACTGCGACTGGAAGCGCGCAGAGCTGCTCATAAAGTTGGGGTCCCGCGGCCCGCCTCCTGGACCACCGCCCTGCGAGAAACCCTGCTGGCCGGGCATGAAATGCGGACGCATCTGGGGGCCCATCTGCTGGTGGGCCGGCGCCGGTGCTCCCTGCGGCCCGCCCGGATAGCTGGGCGGCCCGTTGAATGCCATGTGGGCGTTGGGACTCTGCGCCGCCTGGTTGTTCAGCAGGCCCCGCAGGCTGATGTCTGAAAATGCGCGAGCAGAAAATTAGTTTTCCACCTTCCCTGGTACTTGGGACTCGGGTCTCCGCCCATGGCACCACCTACCCATATTCTGCGGATGCGTGGAGGAGCTCACGTGAGGCTGGCCGTGCCGCTGCATACCCACTGGCGGCATTCCACCGAAGCGAACTGCAACATAGACGTAAACCCATTAAAAAGCTGTGCGAAAAATTATAACAGCAATTGCCTGGCAGGAGGTAGCGTCTTTCTGGGAAAAACATGTCTGCTCACCGAAGCAGCTGATATATCACTTAATCATTTGAAATAACAATGGAAGCTTGGCTTCGGCGAACGAAGCTCAAAACACCCCAGGACattgttcatattttaaatttaagggaGAAGTTTTGATTGGGCGGGTATGTTATGGTATAAAGAAACGcttgatatttattttgaaaacatgtacatgtaaatgaaaattaattaaagcaaacacAATGAAGGCACAGCGTAACTTATTatctttataatatttaaagcttGATAAAAACCGAGAACGAGAACCGGTCAGACAATGTTATTAGACTTTAAACTAAGTTTTACAAAAACTAGACTATTGTTGTAATCTACAAATTACACTGTGGggtaatttatgtatttatgtgaCTGAagtaacaaatataaaatgaaaatgaaaatcatgCATACCCTTACCTGGCCCATCGCCTGGAAAGGCCCGACTCATGGACAGATTGTTGAACTGCTGCTGGGCAGCGTTGCTGTAGAGCGGCGGTCCGTTCTGCGGTCCAAAGTTGACGGGCGGGCCGTTCGGCGAGAGGCCGGCTGGCATACCGGGCGGAAGTCCGGGCCGCAGGGGCGGGGCCATGTTCGGGCTGGGCGGCTGGCGCGGCGGATGCTGCGGCTGGGGCGTGCCGTTGGGCGAAGGCGTGGGCGGATAGGGCTTGCCGTCCACGATGATGATGCCCAGCTGCGAGATGACCTTCTGCAGGTCGGAGACCTGGTTGAGCTGCACCTGAATGCGCACCGGGATCTCCGGATTGGGGATGTCCGCCCGCTGGCACTTGAGCTTCTGCAGGTGACGCACCAGCGACTTCTTGCTGGAGAGGATGGCGAAGTCGCTGCCCTTGTCCAGGGCGTTCTGCATGAAGTCGATGCAGTGGTCCGTGTTATCGGACAGC
This genomic window from Drosophila gunungcola strain Sukarami chromosome 3R, Dgunungcola_SK_2, whole genome shotgun sequence contains:
- the LOC128255962 gene encoding E3 ubiquitin-protein ligase TRIM33 isoform X7 produces the protein MDMDLEQLKNDFLPLIAGIKQEQLDAVPTDVLPQMSIPSTASGAPTTSSSSSSSLSLSNPCDSAEKRSESNSSASAKFTLFKCVYCAQLLGSNDRPKLLECLHVACAQCVSTKFSELDRSLPPLIHCPVCDNASQNEFIVDNQFLIEQCAAGDSGDGVGVLGLIGEGQKSAAAASIQCSSCSDGAVATSWCVDCSEYICDSCVQAHQRLKITKDHTIKPKDEANNEQLAGAAGVDKLHMCQLHTQEKLSLFCETCDKLTCRDCQLSDHRDHKYKFAHEIATESRQALSTLVSEINYKRFLLSSATKVIDDRQQLIHDKKKDLIKEITAMAVKITNTVNTRGKQLIMRLNEVCDSKLKVLVEKKETLQLLSDNTDHCIDFMQNALDKGSDFAILSSKKSLVRHLQKLKCQRADIPNPEIPVRIQVQLNQVSDLQKVISQLGIIIVDGKPYPPTPSPNGTPQPQHPPRQPPSPNMAPPLRPGLPPGMPAGLSPNGPPVNFGPQNGPPLYSNAAQQQFNNLSMSRAFPGDGPVRFGGMPPVGMQRHGQPHVSSSTHPQNMDISLRGLLNNQAAQSPNAHMAFNGPPSYPGGPQGAPAPAHQQMGPQMRPHFMPGQQGFSQGGGPGGGPRDPNFMSSSARFQSQYQRMANHAQQAAAAAAMAGAAGGGGGQIPSPGALQRPQMMSNPMQNVSAMQNSLGFHGSQAGFNAGPPQTSPQLGGGGGMHSLAKWHIPQSAQQSNMCTQQGPLLPFANGRQTSENFKISLKSPNTLKNSTPPSQGGGGAGHPGLGNGSSSAQLNAAALGLGPAVSILSNVTSTNPKTPSPSTHENTKDFTEPIDKVRDDSINDLIATIAKLDSNGVQVLPEGRTKTTSPQVHSSTDLSNTQEDDPNEDWCAVCLDGGELMCCDKCPKVFHQNCHIPAISSLPDESESWQCLLCVNLKELTKTEGSEKGSSGELSALELRILQRICLELYCQYEQSLNFREPESPANTSYYEIVSSPMSLDVIRTRLDPSSPNHYKDIAGFVSDVRLIFSNTYLFYQDTKTYSNAKYLENFFEEQLAKWLPQFEGSKHLGKGSTSNSPALLGVNATGSPSPIENGRKSCGSASLGDSDGGCLPPKRARRSVHE
- the LOC128255962 gene encoding E3 ubiquitin-protein ligase TRIM33 isoform X8 — its product is MDMDLEQLKNDFLPLIAGIKQEQLDAVPTDVLPQMSIPSTASGAPTTSSSSSSSLSLSNPCDSAEKRSESNSSASAKFTLFKCVYCAQLLGSNDRPKLLECLHVACAQCVSTKFSELDRSLPPLIHCPVCDNASQNEFIVDNQFLIEQCAAGDSGDGVGVLGLIGEGQKSAAAASIQCSSCSDGAVATSWCVDCSEYICDSCVQAHQRLKITKDHTIKPKDEANNEQLAGAAGVDKLHMCQLHTQEKLSLFCETCDKLTCRDCQLSDHRDHKYKFAHEIATESRQALSTLVSEINYKRFLLSSATKVIDDRQQLIHDKKKDLIKEITAMAVKITNTVNTRGKQLIMRLNEVCDSKLKVLVEKKETLQLLSDNTDHCIDFMQNALDKGSDFAILSSKKSLVRHLQKLKCQRADIPNPEIPVRIQVQLNQVSDLQKVISQLGIIIVDGKPYPPTPSPNGTPQPQHPPRQPPSPNMAPPLRPGLPPGMPAGLSPNGPPVNFGPQNGPPLYSNAAQQQFNNLSMSRAFPGDGPGKVRFGGMPPVGMQRHGQPHVSSSTHPQNMDISLRGLLNNQAAQSPNAHMAFNGPPSYPGGPQGAPAPAHQQMGPQMRPHFMPGQQGFSQGGGPGGGPRDPNFMSSSARFQSQYQRMANHAQQAAAAAAMAGAAGGGGGQIPSPGALQRPQMMSNPMQNSLGFHGSQAGFNAGPPQTSPQLGGGGGMHSLAKWHIPQSAQQSNMCTQQGPLLPFANGRQTSENFKISLKSPNTLKNSTPPSQGGGGAGHPGLGNGSSSAQLNAAALGLGPAVSILSNVTSTNPKTPSPSTHENTKDFTEPIDKVRDDSINDLIATIAKLDSNGVQVLPEGRTKTTSPQVHSSTDLSNTQEDDPNEDWCAVCLDGGELMCCDKCPKVFHQNCHIPAISSLPDESESWQCLLCVNLKELTKTEGSEKGSSGELSALELRILQRICLELYCQYEQSLNFREPESPANTSYYEIVSSPMSLDVIRTRLDPSSPNHYKDIAGFVSDVRLIFSNTYLFYQEDTKTYSNAKYLENFFEEQLAKWLPQFEGSKHLGKGSTSNSPALLGVNATGSPSPIENGRKSCGSASLGDSDGGCLPPKRARRSVHE
- the LOC128255962 gene encoding transcription intermediary factor 1-alpha isoform X6 codes for the protein MDMDLEQLKNDFLPLIAGIKQEQLDAVPTDVLPQMSIPSTASGAPTTSSSSSSSLSLSNPCDSAEKRSESNSSASAKFTLFKCVYCAQLLGSNDRPKLLECLHVACAQCVSTKFSELDRSLPPLIHCPVCDNASQNEFIVDNQFLIEQCAAGDSGDGVGVLGLIGEGQKSAAAASIQCSSCSDGAVATSWCVDCSEYICDSCVQAHQRLKITKDHTIKPKDEANNEQLAGAAGVDKLHMCQLHTQEKLSLFCETCDKLTCRDCQLSDHRDHKYKFAHEIATESRQALSTLVSEINYKRFLLSSATKVIDDRQQLIHDKKKDLIKEITAMAVKITNTVNTRGKQLIMRLNEVCDSKLKVLVEKKETLQLLSDNTDHCIDFMQNALDKGSDFAILSSKKSLVRHLQKLKCQRADIPNPEIPVRIQVQLNQVSDLQKVISQLGIIIVDGKPYPPTPSPNGTPQPQHPPRQPPSPNMAPPLRPGLPPGMPAGLSPNGPPVNFGPQNGPPLYSNAAQQQFNNLSMSRAFPGDGPVRFGGMPPVGMQRHGQPHVSSSTHPQNMDISLRGLLNNQAAQSPNAHMAFNGPPSYPGGPQGAPAPAHQQMGPQMRPHFMPGQQGFSQGGGPGGGPRDPNFMSSSARFQSQYQRMANHAQQAAAAAAMAGAAGGGGGQIPSPGALQRPQMMSNPMQNSLGFHGSQAGFNAGPPQTSPQLGGGGGMHSLAKWHIPQSAQQSNMCTQQGPLLPFANGRQTSENFKISLKSPNTLKNSTPPSQGGGGAGHPGLGNGSSSAQLNAAALGLGPAVSILSNVTSTNPKTPSPSTHENTKDFTEPIDKVRDDSINDLIATIAKLDSNGVQVLPEGRTKTTSPQVHSSTDLSNTQEVNNKNEQKDDPNEDWCAVCLDGGELMCCDKCPKVFHQNCHIPAISSLPDESESWQCLLCVNLKELTKTEGSEKGSSGELSALELRILQRICLELYCQYEQSLNFREPESPANTSYYEIVSSPMSLDVIRTRLDPSSPNHYKDIAGFVSDVRLIFSNTYLFYQEDTKTYSNAKYLENFFEEQLAKWLPQFEGSKHLGKGSTSNSPALLGVNATGSPSPIENGRKSCGSASLGDSDGGCLPPKRARRSVHE